The Salvelinus namaycush isolate Seneca chromosome 1, SaNama_1.0, whole genome shotgun sequence genome has a window encoding:
- the LOC120056826 gene encoding major histocompatibility complex class I-related gene protein-like codes for MDKLSVFLFVLSFCTIVNAGSGSHSLWALATYISGETPFPEFTVVVMLDDIQVTYYDSNMKHFIYRGHNTSDKIHDDEAKNGDLVFGVMYHHMKERYFHLKHHLNLTEGVQVQQRMAGCEMLDNGEPAQIMTKNTVNAVFVDHAIYYNITHFTYDAGKLLQGWGGMRQAQEKCLYENVLLPLCIRTLKTILKREKNVVMRKVPPRLRLIKKEVSGGLQVSCLAFGFYPRHINLTLLRDGQPVTEQELTGGEVLPSGDGTYQLRKSLEVSTEELKKRHNYTCTASHLSLDNKLDVSWESGAERVHLSTLSVLLVMLLIVILLGIFICVKRRWSNTASQLKLANVDANVSEEINLSSDSET; via the exons ATGGACAAACTGTCTGTCTTTTTGTTTGTTCTTTCCTTTTGCACCATTGTCAACGCAG GTTCAGGATCACATTCTCTGTGGGCACTTGCAACATATATAAGTGGAGAGACGCCTTTCCCTGAGTTTACGGTTGTGGTGATGTTGGATGACATTCAAGTGACTTACTATGACTCCAACATGAAACACTTCATCTACAGGGGTCATAACACCTCAGACAAAATACATGATGACGAAGCTAAGAACGGAGATCTTGTATTTGGAGTTATGTACCACCACATGAAAGAGAGATACTTTCACCTAAAGCACCACTTGAATCTCACGGAAGGTGTTCAAGTTCAGCAAAGAATGGCTGGCTGTGAGATGTTGGACAATGGTGAACCAGCCCAGATCATGACAAAGAACACTGTCAATGCCGTTTTTGTAGATCATGCAATATATTACAACATTACACATTTTACATATGATGCTGGTAAACTACTTCAAGGATGGGGTGGGATGAGGCAAGCACAGGAAAAATGTCTTTATGAGAATGTTTTACTTCCCCTTTGCATCAGAACACTGAAGACAATCctgaagagagagaagaacgTTGTGATGCGTAAAGTGCCTCCCAGACTCAGGTTGATAAAGAAAGAGGTTTCTGGAGGGCTCCAGGTGAGCTGCCTGGCGTTTGGTTTCTACCCCCGCCACATCAACCTGACCCTGCTGAGAGACGGCCAGCCAGTGACAGAACAGGAGCTGACAGGGGGGGAGGTGCTGCCTAGTGGAGATGGGACCTACCAACTGAGGAAGAGTCTGGAGGTGAGTACTGAGGAGCTAAAGAAGAGACACAACTACACCTGTACTGCCTCTCACCTCAGTCTGGACAACAAGCTGGATGTCAGTTGGGAGTCTGGGGCAGAGAGAGTTCACCTATCCACCCTCTCAGTTCTACTGGTGATGCTGCTGATTGTTATTCTATTGGGCATTTTCATTTGTGTCAAAAGGAGGTGGAGTAACACTGCCTCCCAGCTGAAACTTGCCAACGTTGATGCAAACGTATCAGAGGAAATAAACCTTTCTTCAGATTCTGAGACCTAA